DNA sequence from the Leptospira limi genome:
ATGATGATTCTAGGATTGATTTATTGGAAATGATCTATAGGTTACCTATATTGATTGGTCGCCTAACAAGAGCAGTTTATTTAAATGTAAAACCTATTGCAGACAAACATGTGAAATTCGTTTTTACATACCTTCCTGAGTTCCAAGAAAAATGGTATGATGCAGTGTTTTTCCAAGGCATGTTAAATGGCCTTGCTGTTCTCTTTGAACTCAAAGAATTTAATATCCGAATGACAAAAACCAAACTTTTTGGCATCCACGTTTCTCACAAAGAATTGGGTGAGGAAATACAATTTGGTTCCGACGCCAATGAATACGAATTGGAATGGAAAGATGAAGTTTTGTATTTGTCTAGATCACATCTAACAAAAGAAAATGTTTCATCTCGCCATCGTGTAATGGTTACCTCTCGCTCAGAAACAACATTGGAAGAGATGTCAATTGTTGATGTAAGAGATGTTGTTGGTAAATCACGTGAACTTGCGATTGAAAATCGTGATTTGGAAGCAGCCGTTGAAGTACTGAAGTCTTTCAAACAAGAGTTAGAAAAAAAACAACTCTCCATGGCAAAGGACCTTCGCCTTGCAAAAAACATCCAAAAGGGTTTGATACCTGAAATTATCCCTGATTGGAATGGGATTCAATTTTGGACAGGATTTAGTCCGATGCAAGAAGTGAGTGGCGATTATTACGATTATTTTCCATACCATACGGATAAGTTAGGTGTTGCTGTTTGTGATGTGTCAGGTCACGGAGTTCCAGCTGCCTTTATCACTGCACTTTCGAAGATGTTATTTTCGAATTTTAAAAAGCCAAAACCATCGGAAACATTTAAATTAATCAATCGTGAGTTATTAGACCTTGTCAAACAACAAGGTTACACCACTTGTGTTTACCTTCTCATCCACTCTGACTACAAAGTTGTGTATTCAATTGCAGGACATCCAAGACCCATTTTATTCCGCCACCGAACTGGCAAAGCAGAAGTCTGCGAAGGTGAAGGAACATTTTTAGGAATGTTTCCTGATGCTGGAGATACATACCGCGACTTACACCTCCAATTAGAACCTGGAGATAAATTATTCTTATACACAGATGGATTAACAGAAGCTGAGAATGATCTTGGTCATGCATTCGGAGAAAGTAAACTTTTACAATTGATCGAAGAAAATGCAAATGCCTCAATCCAAGAGACAGTTGAATCCATCATGAACCATCATAGAGAGTTTACGATGGGAACAGATGCAATGGATGACATCACTTTACTTGGATTACAGTTGTCACCACGACTGGAAGAGTTTCATCAGATTAAACGACGAGGTGATCAGGCCTATCATCAAAAAGATTACAATTCTGCAGTCAATTGTTATGAAAAGGCACACCAAATTTTACCAAGAGAACTGAATACCCAATTGGCATATGGAAAAGCTTTGGCATACTACGGAAAATTTGATGAAGCAATTGGGATGTTGGAATCTTATAATAAATTTAAGACCAACCATTTTAAATCACATGCAATTTTAGGTTATTGTTATTACCAAGTGGAACAATACGAAAAAGCTGAATTGGAATGGAAAAAAGCTTATTCCATTAATGATTCGAACTTATCTAATTTATATAATTTAGCACAACTTTATCGCAAATTGAATCAAAAACAAAAAATGAAAGATGTGATTGATAAAATGAAATACATTGAATCCACGTATTTACATATCCTTCCACTGGAAAAAAAGTGGGAGTCATTGCCTGATGAATCGAATTAAGGTTATTTTACTTTCTCTTTGTTTATTTCATTTTAATTTTCCGAGAGACCATAGTTTCCATTCGGATTTTAGTTTGGAGTGGTGTTATTTTGTAGGCCAACTCCAGACCGACTCTGGAAATTCATACGGATACGAACTTTCTTTTTTTCGATTGAAGTTTTCTGATGGTGAGAATTGGAATCCTGAAGTATTTCCTGTTCATTTTGCTATTTCAGATCTTACGAGACGTAAACATATAACTGCACAAACCATTAAACGGAACTTAACTGGTCTTGCTGGTTATAATCAAAGTAGAATTTTTAGCGGTGAATACGAATTTCAAATTCTTTCCAAAGATAAATTCTTAATCAAAGCAAAACCGAAATCAAATGAAATCGCAATTGAATTCACTTTAGAAGGAAATGGAAAAGTTTTGTCCCAAGGGAAAAATGGAATTTCCATTAAATCAAAACGAAACCCAAATATCTTTTCGTATTATTATAGTTATCCGAGGCTAAAAACCAAAGGCCAATTGGTTTTTTTGGGGAAACAAGAAACCATTTTATCAGGAGACTCATGGATGGACCATGAATGGAGTGAAAAATCATCTCAAAACATTCCTACTCTAGCAAAAGGCCAATCAGCTTGGGATTGGATTTGCCTCATGGATGAAAAGGGTGGTGATTATGTATTTTTTCGGTTTAGAGAATCACCCGAACAAACACCAGAAATATTTGGGACCTATCGTGATGCAAACGGTAATGTAACTTATTGGAATGATCCAAAAGAGATCCAAATGGTTCCAACTGGATCTCCCTGGAAGAGTAAACAATCAAAAATCACATACCCATTACATTGGAAAATCAAATACCCTGGTGGTGAGTGGATTGTTTCTCCCATTTTCAATGAACAAGAGTTTGATGGTAGTAATTCCACAAAAACCATCTATTGGGAAGGGGCGGTTTTGGCCAAAGATCCAACGGAAAAAAAGTCAGCCAAAGGATATTTAGAATTGAAAGGTTATCAAAAATCGAAAGACTGGTGGGAGTTCTAAGCCATGTGGAAATATTTTTTAAAACGATTTTTATTAATTTTTCCGACTCTATTAGGAATCACATTTTTAGTTTTTCTCATCTCACATTTTGCACCTGGTGGTCCATTAAATAGTGAAATTGCAAAGCTCAAAGGTGCGGGTAATTTAGCGGGAGCTTCTACCAAACAAATTTCCCAAGAAGAAATTGAACTCATCAAAAAAAGACTTCATTTGGATAAACCGGCCCCTGTTGCCTATTTTTATTGGTTAAAACAAATTGTTCAATTCGACCTTGGAGAATCCAGACTTCACTCGAGAAAGGTTTCTGATCTCATTGTAGAAAAACTTCCTGTATCTTTGTTTTTTGGACTCTCAGGTTTTTTTCTTACCTACTTTATTTGTATCCCTCTTGGAATCCAAAAAGCACTGAAAGAGGGCAGTCATTTTGATTTCATTTCAAGTTTTATTATCTTTTTTACGTATTCATTGCCAGTTTTCGCCTTTGCGATGTTACTATTATATTTGTTTGCTTCTGGAGAAGTTTTTTCTTTTTTTCCATTGGGACATGAAGTATCGGATTTTTATGAGGATTTAAGTGTTTGGGGTAAAGTAAAAGATCGATTGGCTCATATGTTTTTACCTGTGATTTGTTATGTGGTTGGTAGTTTTGCAGTTCTTACATTACTCATGAAAAATAGTTTGTTAGATCAAATTGCAAAAGAATACGTACGCACTGCAATTTCCAAAGGTCTTAGTTTTTCAGATTCCATTTTTAAACATGCATTCCGAAACTCACTCATACCCATTGCAACGGGATTTGGTAGTAATTTAACGTTGATATTTTCTGGATCCTTATTCATTGAACTTGTTTTTAACATTGATGGAATGGGTTTACTCAGCTTTGAAGCCGTTCGAGAAAGGGATACTGATTTAATGATGGGCCTACTCCTCGCACAAAGTTTTTTAGGTCTCATAGGCAAAATTGTCTCTGATTTTTGTTATATTTTGATCGATCCGAGGATTGATTTCGAATGAAATTTATATCAAACCCAGCAAACATTCGTAAGTGGGAAAAATTCAAAAAGAATAAAAGAGCCTATTATTCATTACTTGTGCTCTTTTATACATATCTTATTTCTTTGTTTTCCCCACTTCTTATCAACAACAAACCATTGTTTGTATTGTATGAAGGTTCAGTCTCGTTTCCCATTTTCCAGTTTTATCCAGAAACCAAATTTGGTGGGAATAATTTAACGGAACCAAATTATAAAAAGTTAAATCGAGAACCAAGGTTCCAAGATTCTTCCAATCGAATGGTGTTCCCACCAATCCCATTTGGTGTGAATGAAGATAATTTAGATAGTTTAGAAGAAGGAACAAATCCTCCATCCAAACCAACATTTCGGCATTGGATGGGGACTGATGATCGTGGACGTGATGTGTTTACACGAATCGTTTATGGGTATCGATTGGCGATGACATTTAGTTTGATCCTCATCGTCGTTGAAATTTTACTCGCATCCTTCATTGGCGGGGTTCAAGGTTATTTTGTTGGAAGATTGGATTTATTTTTGCAAAGGATCATTGAAATTCTATCAGCAATTCCATTCCTCTACTTGATCCTCATCATGGGTTCTTTTTTTGGTCGGGGATTTTTAGTTCTAATCGTCACTTATGGATCACTGAGTTGGATTGGACTCAGTTATTATATGCGAGGTGAGTTTTTAAAGCTCCGCAAACAACAGTTTGTTGATGCGGCAAAAACTTTAGGTGCCTCTTCCTATTCCATCATCATGCGTCATTTGTTACCAAATTCACTTACACCTCTTGTTACCTTTTTACCATTCATTTTGATCTCAGCGATTTCTGTTTTATCAGCTTTGGACTTTTTGGGATATGGAATCCCTGCTCCAAATCCATCTTGGGGTGAACTCATTGGGCAAGGAAGAGAACGTTTAACTGCTTGGTGGCTCATTACGTTTCCATCGGTAGCCTTATTTTTAACGATATTGTTCTCTGCTTTTGTGGGAGAGGGTTTACGAGATGCTTTTGATCCAAAAGATAAGGTGGTTTACGAATGAACCCCAATGAGAAAGCCATTGAAGTAATGGATCTCAGTGTCCAAATCAAAACGGATGATGGAACATTGCCAATTGTTAGCGGAATTAGTTTTCACTTAAAAAAAGGGGAAACATTAGCACTTGTCGGTGAATCCGGCTGTGGAAAATCCATTACATGTTTGGCGTTAACCAAATTATTACCCTCTAACACTACCATTTATCCAATGGGTTCCATTTTGTTTGAAGGAAACAATTTATTAGAATCATCAAGTGAAAAACTAAGGTCTGTTCGTGGAAGGGAAATTGCGTATGTATTCCAAGAACCTTTTTCTTCTCTCAATCCATTACACAAAATTGGAGACCAGTTAATTGAAAGTTTTTTATTACATGGACTTGGTTCTAGAGAAGATGCTGAGAAAAAGGCCATTTATCTATTGGAGCGAGTTGGAATCACAGATGCAAAACATCGATTGGAACAATATCCTAACCAATTTTCTGGCGGGATGTTACAAAGAGTTTGTATCGCCATGGCACTTATGTGTGATCCAAAAATCCTAATCGCAGATGAACCTACAAGTGCTATAGATGTCACCATCCAACTCCAGTTAATCGAATTACTGAAAGAACTAAGAAAAGAACATGGAATGTCAGTTTTATTTATATCACATGATATTGGTCTAGTGAGCCATATTGCAGATAGGATTGCAGTGATGTATGCGGGTAAAATTGTGGAACAAGGGAGTGTGGATATGGTGATAGATTCTCCTAAACACCCTTATACCAAAGCCTTAATCTCTGCCTATCCAAGTCATGAAAATATTGGAAAAAAATTAGTAACTATTGAAGGAATTGTTCCTTCACCAAAATCGTATCCAAGTGGTTGTCGGTTTCACACTCGCTGTAAAGATAAATTAGAAATTTGTACTACATCAATCCCGAAACCAACCATAGTGTCAGATTCACAAACAGTGGAATGTTTTTTATACGGAGGAAAAGAAAGTGCTTAATGTAACGGACTTAGTTGTTTCTTACAAACAATCCCAATCTCTTTCCTTTTCGACAAAACGCCTGGTAGCAGTTGATTCTGTTCACTTTTCCATTCCGAAAGGAAAAATATTGGGACTTGTTGGAGAGTCGGGTTGTGGAAAATCAACCATTGGTCGTGCCATTCTTTCTTTATTGCCAATTGACAAAGGTTCCATTCATTTTGAAGACCAAGACATCACAAACATTTCAAAAGAAGAACAAAAACTTTTAAGACGAAAAATCCAAGTTGTTTTCCAAGATCCTTATTCATCATTAAACCCTCGTTTTACGATTGAAGAAATCATTACAGAAGGTTTACAAATTCATTTTCCAAAATTGAGTTTGGCGGAGAAAAAAGAAAAAGCAATCAAGGCTTTATCGGAAGTTAATTTACCAGCGGACATCTTACATCGGTACCCACATGAATTCAGTGGAGGACAAAGGCAAAGGATTGCGATTGCTAGGGCCTTAATCTTGGAACCGAACTTAGTTGTCTGTGATGAAGCTGTATCTGCTTTGGATATTTCCACACAAGCCCAAGTGATCAATAACCTTCTTTTTTTAAGAGAAAAATATGGATTATCGTATTTATTCATATCACATGACTTAAATATCGTAAAACATGTTTCGGATCGGATAGCTGTGATGTACTTAGGCCAAATCGTAGAAGAAGGGAGCCGGGATGAAATCAGCAATAATCCTCTCCACCCATATACAAAAGCTTTATTTTCCGCTAGTTTTGATTTAAAACAAAGAAACAAAATTTCAAAACCTCTTGTTGGGGAAATCCCAAGTATAATGAACCAGCCAAAAGGTTGCCGGTTTCATACAAGGTGTCCGATTGCAAAAGAGATTTGCAAATCTGAAGAGCCAAAAGAAATTTATCCTTCAGAACTACATCGTGTGAAATGCCACTTTCCGATGTTATGAATTAGTTGTGAAATTATCTTTACGAGATACAATCAAAGGCGTAATAGGGAAAACACTCTTAACATTTATCTTTGTCATATCAATGACAATGTTTTTTATATTGTATCCGCTGTTAGCTGATCCAGATTATTACAAAAATCTAATTCTTGAGTCTACTTATAAAATG
Encoded proteins:
- a CDS encoding SpoIIE family protein phosphatase is translated as MQVYEREQNLSIHTNPFPDILDDTTYNRILKDPNYWISQSLEDKIIQQITSSLDISGILYHVGTEALITNAYDLLPHDDSRIDLLEMIYRLPILIGRLTRAVYLNVKPIADKHVKFVFTYLPEFQEKWYDAVFFQGMLNGLAVLFELKEFNIRMTKTKLFGIHVSHKELGEEIQFGSDANEYELEWKDEVLYLSRSHLTKENVSSRHRVMVTSRSETTLEEMSIVDVRDVVGKSRELAIENRDLEAAVEVLKSFKQELEKKQLSMAKDLRLAKNIQKGLIPEIIPDWNGIQFWTGFSPMQEVSGDYYDYFPYHTDKLGVAVCDVSGHGVPAAFITALSKMLFSNFKKPKPSETFKLINRELLDLVKQQGYTTCVYLLIHSDYKVVYSIAGHPRPILFRHRTGKAEVCEGEGTFLGMFPDAGDTYRDLHLQLEPGDKLFLYTDGLTEAENDLGHAFGESKLLQLIEENANASIQETVESIMNHHREFTMGTDAMDDITLLGLQLSPRLEEFHQIKRRGDQAYHQKDYNSAVNCYEKAHQILPRELNTQLAYGKALAYYGKFDEAIGMLESYNKFKTNHFKSHAILGYCYYQVEQYEKAELEWKKAYSINDSNLSNLYNLAQLYRKLNQKQKMKDVIDKMKYIESTYLHILPLEKKWESLPDESN
- a CDS encoding ABC transporter permease, whose product is MKFISNPANIRKWEKFKKNKRAYYSLLVLFYTYLISLFSPLLINNKPLFVLYEGSVSFPIFQFYPETKFGGNNLTEPNYKKLNREPRFQDSSNRMVFPPIPFGVNEDNLDSLEEGTNPPSKPTFRHWMGTDDRGRDVFTRIVYGYRLAMTFSLILIVVEILLASFIGGVQGYFVGRLDLFLQRIIEILSAIPFLYLILIMGSFFGRGFLVLIVTYGSLSWIGLSYYMRGEFLKLRKQQFVDAAKTLGASSYSIIMRHLLPNSLTPLVTFLPFILISAISVLSALDFLGYGIPAPNPSWGELIGQGRERLTAWWLITFPSVALFLTILFSAFVGEGLRDAFDPKDKVVYE
- a CDS encoding ABC transporter ATP-binding protein, which produces MLNVTDLVVSYKQSQSLSFSTKRLVAVDSVHFSIPKGKILGLVGESGCGKSTIGRAILSLLPIDKGSIHFEDQDITNISKEEQKLLRRKIQVVFQDPYSSLNPRFTIEEIITEGLQIHFPKLSLAEKKEKAIKALSEVNLPADILHRYPHEFSGGQRQRIAIARALILEPNLVVCDEAVSALDISTQAQVINNLLFLREKYGLSYLFISHDLNIVKHVSDRIAVMYLGQIVEEGSRDEISNNPLHPYTKALFSASFDLKQRNKISKPLVGEIPSIMNQPKGCRFHTRCPIAKEICKSEEPKEIYPSELHRVKCHFPML
- a CDS encoding ABC transporter ATP-binding protein encodes the protein MNPNEKAIEVMDLSVQIKTDDGTLPIVSGISFHLKKGETLALVGESGCGKSITCLALTKLLPSNTTIYPMGSILFEGNNLLESSSEKLRSVRGREIAYVFQEPFSSLNPLHKIGDQLIESFLLHGLGSREDAEKKAIYLLERVGITDAKHRLEQYPNQFSGGMLQRVCIAMALMCDPKILIADEPTSAIDVTIQLQLIELLKELRKEHGMSVLFISHDIGLVSHIADRIAVMYAGKIVEQGSVDMVIDSPKHPYTKALISAYPSHENIGKKLVTIEGIVPSPKSYPSGCRFHTRCKDKLEICTTSIPKPTIVSDSQTVECFLYGGKESA
- a CDS encoding carotenoid 1,2-hydratase is translated as MNRIKVILLSLCLFHFNFPRDHSFHSDFSLEWCYFVGQLQTDSGNSYGYELSFFRLKFSDGENWNPEVFPVHFAISDLTRRKHITAQTIKRNLTGLAGYNQSRIFSGEYEFQILSKDKFLIKAKPKSNEIAIEFTLEGNGKVLSQGKNGISIKSKRNPNIFSYYYSYPRLKTKGQLVFLGKQETILSGDSWMDHEWSEKSSQNIPTLAKGQSAWDWICLMDEKGGDYVFFRFRESPEQTPEIFGTYRDANGNVTYWNDPKEIQMVPTGSPWKSKQSKITYPLHWKIKYPGGEWIVSPIFNEQEFDGSNSTKTIYWEGAVLAKDPTEKKSAKGYLELKGYQKSKDWWEF
- a CDS encoding ABC transporter permease subunit, which encodes MWKYFLKRFLLIFPTLLGITFLVFLISHFAPGGPLNSEIAKLKGAGNLAGASTKQISQEEIELIKKRLHLDKPAPVAYFYWLKQIVQFDLGESRLHSRKVSDLIVEKLPVSLFFGLSGFFLTYFICIPLGIQKALKEGSHFDFISSFIIFFTYSLPVFAFAMLLLYLFASGEVFSFFPLGHEVSDFYEDLSVWGKVKDRLAHMFLPVICYVVGSFAVLTLLMKNSLLDQIAKEYVRTAISKGLSFSDSIFKHAFRNSLIPIATGFGSNLTLIFSGSLFIELVFNIDGMGLLSFEAVRERDTDLMMGLLLAQSFLGLIGKIVSDFCYILIDPRIDFE